In the genome of Desulfofarcimen acetoxidans DSM 771, one region contains:
- a CDS encoding ATP-binding cassette domain-containing protein — translation MAKYCITKQFTMKTKITERTLAVSEAFGISLDDEFTFTIYDNLKLDISQGNIIYITGDSGSGKSILLKELRQQYPNAVATNELQIEPDTVIIDGVGQNIDQAIYYLTLVGLNDAFIFLRKYKELSDGQKYRYQLAKLLETTADAYFIDEFCALLDRETAKVVAFNMQKICRKFNKTLVVATTHNDLKDDLQPNILIRKGLEKEVALFYLPVTEPLQCSLIKNLKLQDGTLDDYKTLSRFHYRSGKVTVPQKIYKYTNGEETTGVIIYCYTYLALAGRNQFTQRYKAATSEVARLLNQEVALISRVVLHPKYRGIGLGSKLIKDTLPLTGKRYVEMLTTMGNFNPFAEKAGMTKVDYTSNDRFKKIRSQLQLLGWDMVLANSRQYNLQKLNELDEATYKLIADPIVKKVRQAKDGGVQGVNPNKKKASDRTADEYTKEEVAAMIKEILPKNRIYYIWENPEWSAS, via the coding sequence GTGGCAAAGTACTGTATAACTAAGCAATTCACAATGAAAACTAAAATCACCGAAAGAACATTAGCCGTATCCGAAGCCTTTGGCATCTCATTAGACGATGAATTCACATTTACCATATATGATAACTTAAAACTCGATATATCCCAGGGGAATATCATCTACATAACCGGTGATTCCGGCAGTGGTAAATCAATACTGCTAAAAGAACTCCGTCAGCAATATCCCAATGCCGTAGCAACAAATGAACTACAAATAGAACCTGACACTGTAATCATTGATGGTGTAGGCCAAAACATTGACCAGGCTATATATTACCTAACACTGGTTGGACTTAACGATGCTTTCATCTTTCTCCGTAAATATAAGGAGTTATCTGACGGTCAGAAATACCGTTACCAACTGGCCAAGCTGCTGGAAACAACAGCAGATGCTTACTTCATAGATGAATTCTGTGCCTTACTTGACCGGGAGACAGCTAAAGTAGTAGCTTTTAACATGCAGAAGATTTGCCGAAAGTTTAACAAAACTCTAGTAGTGGCAACCACTCACAATGATTTAAAAGATGACCTACAACCAAATATTCTTATCCGTAAAGGGCTAGAGAAAGAGGTAGCCCTTTTTTATTTGCCTGTTACCGAACCCCTTCAATGTTCTCTAATCAAAAACCTAAAGCTGCAAGATGGAACCCTTGATGACTACAAAACCCTTTCCCGTTTCCATTATCGTTCTGGTAAAGTCACAGTACCACAGAAAATATATAAGTACACAAACGGCGAAGAAACAACCGGTGTTATAATATATTGCTACACTTATCTGGCTTTAGCCGGACGTAATCAATTTACCCAGAGATATAAAGCTGCCACAAGTGAAGTTGCAAGGCTACTAAACCAAGAAGTGGCACTGATAAGCCGGGTAGTCCTACACCCGAAATACCGTGGAATTGGCCTTGGTTCAAAATTAATCAAAGATACTCTACCGTTAACCGGCAAGAGGTACGTTGAAATGTTGACTACAATGGGAAACTTTAATCCCTTTGCTGAAAAAGCTGGTATGACTAAAGTTGATTACACCAGCAATGATCGTTTTAAAAAAATCCGTTCACAGCTACAACTGTTAGGTTGGGATATGGTATTAGCCAACTCCCGGCAGTATAACTTACAGAAACTAAACGAACTCGATGAAGCCACATATAAACTCATAGCTGACCCAATCGTTAAAAAAGTCCGTCAAGCCAAAGACGGTGGGGTGCAGGGAGTTAACCCTAACAAGAAGAAAGCCAGTGATAGGACGGCAGATGAATATACCAAAGAAGAAGTGGCAGCAATGATAAAAGAAATCCTTCCTAAAAACCGGATATATTACATCTGGGAAAACCCTGAATGGTCGGCAAGCTAG
- a CDS encoding tyrosine-type recombinase/integrase: MFDIYLDKLKREGKSDLTIRQYRSSLARFQNWFEAEGVGRGDGGTTGIGQATAIDISHFKRFAVRNFKPNTVKQSLSHLRSYFQFLVSQNIIPDNPVQFVATITTAKTTPKWLTRTEQNTIIRYVRKYGDLRELTMTTLLLHTGLRVQELADLRLVDIEIGERKGKVIVRQGKHDRHREIPLNADVRHLLKKYLTEYSISAYLFPSKTGDKMTTRNIQYIMEKYRKLTGIDHFNCHALRHTFCHELVTRKISLDVVARLAGHMRTDGTPNIQQTLVYTQPGEEDLQRAVEELSWR, from the coding sequence TTGTTTGACATCTATTTGGACAAACTGAAAAGAGAGGGTAAGTCTGACCTGACCATCCGGCAATACCGTTCAAGCCTGGCAAGATTCCAGAACTGGTTTGAGGCAGAAGGGGTAGGAAGGGGGGACGGGGGTACTACCGGCATAGGGCAAGCTACAGCAATAGACATATCACATTTTAAAAGATTTGCTGTCAGAAATTTCAAGCCTAATACCGTCAAACAATCACTCTCTCACCTTCGTTCCTACTTTCAGTTCCTTGTTTCACAAAACATAATACCCGATAACCCTGTTCAATTCGTGGCTACCATAACCACAGCTAAAACAACTCCCAAGTGGCTTACACGGACTGAACAGAACACTATAATCCGGTACGTTAGGAAATATGGAGACCTCCGTGAACTCACCATGACAACCCTGTTACTCCATACCGGCCTTCGGGTACAGGAACTGGCTGATTTACGGTTGGTTGACATTGAAATTGGCGAAAGAAAGGGTAAAGTTATCGTAAGACAGGGTAAGCATGACCGTCACAGAGAAATACCACTTAATGCTGACGTGAGACACTTGCTGAAAAAATATCTGACGGAGTACAGCATAAGTGCCTATTTGTTCCCTTCTAAAACCGGGGATAAAATGACTACCCGGAATATACAGTACATCATGGAGAAATATCGTAAACTTACCGGTATTGACCATTTCAATTGCCATGCTTTAAGACATACTTTTTGCCATGAGTTAGTCACACGTAAAATATCTTTGGATGTTGTGGCAAGACTGGCCGGACATATGAGGACTGATGGAACTCCGAACATTCAACAAACACTCGTATATACACAGCCAGGGGAAGAGGATTTACAGAGAGCTGTGGAAGAATTGAGTTGGAGATAA
- a CDS encoding phBC6A51 family helix-turn-helix protein: MMARRMDVLNAQQKRAAEILATNDYHQLSMGQVAEEVGISQATLYRWKNDKHFIRYQNEVAERWMEQFLAETYVHLKGMVRTGRSESAKVKAIELVLKNRGKLTDVQKVEATVEDRRSNAAIAEEIEELKKQLEE; the protein is encoded by the coding sequence ATGATGGCTAGAAGGATGGATGTGTTAAATGCACAACAAAAAAGAGCAGCTGAAATTTTAGCAACAAATGATTACCACCAGTTAAGCATGGGACAAGTGGCAGAAGAAGTCGGCATCAGTCAGGCCACTTTGTACCGTTGGAAAAATGATAAACACTTTATCAGATACCAAAACGAAGTGGCAGAGAGATGGATGGAACAGTTCTTAGCCGAGACTTACGTCCACTTAAAAGGCATGGTACGTACTGGCCGTTCTGAAAGTGCCAAGGTTAAAGCTATTGAGTTAGTGTTAAAGAACCGTGGCAAGTTAACTGACGTTCAAAAGGTTGAGGCTACCGTTGAGGATAGACGTTCCAATGCGGCTATCGCTGAAGAAATTGAAGAACTTAAAAAGCAGTTAGAAGAATAA
- a CDS encoding PIN domain-containing protein, whose translation MHSLFIGHIRPSEEQFKEIWNDGIFVFDTNILLNLYRYSSSTQKAFIEVLEKYQDRMWIPHQVAVEYVSNRLEVIFQQENLYNTIESIIDIPKIISQLKKYKDRHFSISIEKITSILEKTGEDISKELKESKSSDIKYSEDDIILKQIVDLFDGRIGTPYNKEKLEQLYNIAKLRYDQEIPPGYKERKSGNDKYNDYILWQQTIDYAREQKKPIIFVTDDRKDDWWLNLHGKTLGPRPELIQEMYNEAEVHCLIYRPEKFLGYDGMSQDDPTVHEIISLEEINSTVNEDINIEELNSIIQDKITIEELIDRNLLLKSAINIIEKHDICIEDIQNEINNFKLNNKNEFTTIQLVKKLNSNDYIVGDPLNMAIGRILGEAKDRLSIEPISRMNTYDDDYNATSTRIWKIIN comes from the coding sequence TTGCATAGTCTATTTATTGGTCATATTAGACCATCAGAAGAACAATTTAAAGAGATTTGGAACGATGGAATTTTTGTTTTTGATACTAATATTTTATTAAATTTATATAGATATAGTTCAAGTACTCAAAAAGCTTTTATAGAAGTATTGGAAAAATACCAGGATAGAATGTGGATACCCCATCAAGTTGCAGTAGAATATGTTTCCAATCGTTTGGAAGTTATTTTTCAACAGGAGAATTTGTATAATACTATTGAATCTATCATAGATATTCCTAAAATAATAAGTCAATTAAAAAAATATAAGGATAGACACTTTTCAATTAGTATAGAAAAGATAACAAGTATTCTAGAAAAAACAGGTGAAGATATTTCTAAGGAGCTAAAGGAATCGAAAAGTAGTGATATAAAATACTCAGAGGATGATATAATACTTAAGCAAATTGTTGATTTATTTGATGGAAGAATAGGTACACCTTATAATAAAGAAAAACTAGAGCAACTATATAATATTGCTAAATTGAGGTATGACCAAGAAATACCTCCAGGATATAAAGAGAGGAAGTCGGGAAATGACAAATACAATGATTATATATTATGGCAACAAACTATTGATTATGCAAGAGAACAAAAAAAACCTATTATATTTGTAACCGATGATAGAAAAGATGATTGGTGGCTAAATTTACATGGTAAAACTTTAGGACCAAGGCCAGAATTAATCCAAGAAATGTATAACGAGGCAGAAGTACATTGTTTGATTTATAGGCCAGAGAAGTTTTTAGGATATGACGGCATGAGCCAGGATGATCCGACAGTGCATGAAATAATTAGTCTAGAGGAAATCAATTCAACAGTGAATGAAGATATTAATATAGAAGAACTTAATTCAATAATACAAGATAAAATTACTATAGAAGAACTTATTGACAGAAATCTTCTTCTAAAAAGTGCTATTAATATAATTGAAAAGCATGATATTTGTATTGAAGATATTCAAAATGAAATAAATAATTTCAAGCTAAACAATAAAAATGAATTTACAACAATACAGTTAGTTAAAAAACTTAATAGTAACGATTATATAGTTGGAGATCCTTTAAATATGGCTATTGGTAGAATCTTGGGTGAAGCTAAAGATCGTCTATCAATTGAGCCCATTTCTAGGATGAATACTTATGATGATGATTATAATGCAACATCAACAAGAATATGGAAAATAATTAACTAG
- a CDS encoding IS630 family transposase, which produces MRKLHLNNPQNLTIEDLNKIKRETPYKLRCRVQAVILVMKGRQAKQIAEYLDISEQTIRKYVAYFNEGGVEKLLHVSKKPGRPPRLTNEQKEEVKEVLKKSPSEVGFSTHTTWNCKTLAAYIHDTYGIKYTSDGVWRMLLKMDFRYNRPTYVLAKADPEKQKAFQDELEELKNLTECEILLYVDASHIRDYQGLQRAWFPKGEQKKIKTYGHHAKVTLYGALNYYTGKVFCVNYDKINAEKFKDFLKKLVSHFLKDDISKIYIVLDNARVHHAKLLKDFLDEHKDHLFLKFLPPYSPNLNCIEELWKWLKNTAIYNRFHKNASEIQKSVDSFLEEIKCCSEDVKKRLCV; this is translated from the coding sequence ATGAGGAAATTGCATTTAAACAATCCACAAAATTTAACCATTGAGGATTTGAATAAGATAAAAAGAGAAACACCATATAAACTAAGATGCAGAGTTCAAGCTGTTATTCTTGTCATGAAAGGGAGACAAGCAAAGCAGATTGCCGAATATCTTGATATAAGTGAACAAACCATAAGAAAATACGTTGCTTACTTTAATGAAGGTGGAGTTGAAAAACTGCTTCATGTATCAAAAAAACCGGGAAGACCGCCAAGGCTAACCAATGAACAAAAAGAAGAGGTCAAAGAGGTACTGAAAAAATCACCATCAGAGGTTGGTTTTAGTACCCATACTACTTGGAATTGTAAAACCCTCGCTGCTTACATTCATGATACATACGGCATTAAATATACATCAGATGGTGTTTGGCGCATGCTTCTTAAGATGGATTTTCGTTATAATCGTCCCACTTATGTATTAGCCAAAGCTGATCCGGAAAAGCAAAAAGCTTTTCAAGATGAGCTGGAAGAGTTAAAAAATCTCACTGAATGTGAAATACTCCTATATGTGGATGCATCTCACATTAGGGACTATCAAGGTTTACAACGAGCATGGTTCCCAAAAGGTGAGCAAAAAAAGATTAAGACCTATGGACACCATGCAAAAGTTACATTATACGGTGCTTTAAACTACTATACGGGTAAAGTTTTTTGTGTAAATTATGACAAAATCAATGCAGAAAAATTCAAAGATTTTCTTAAAAAATTGGTATCACATTTTTTAAAAGATGACATTTCTAAAATTTACATTGTTCTTGATAATGCAAGAGTTCATCATGCAAAATTACTTAAAGACTTTTTAGACGAGCATAAGGATCATCTGTTTTTGAAATTTCTTCCACCCTACTCACCCAATCTGAATTGCATAGAAGAGTTATGGAAATGGTTAAAAAATACAGCTATTTATAATCGCTTTCATAAAAATGCTTCAGAAATTCAAAAATCTGTTGACTCGTTTTTAGAGGAAATCAAATGCTGTTCGGAAGATGTGAAAAAGAGACTTTGCGTTTAA
- a CDS encoding ASCH domain-containing protein: MKAISIRQPWATLVVHGLKTIELRNWKRKYNILPQSLYIHTGSRVDKTAPVEVWQLAEQFETSKVRGAIIGMVNLIEMFLYDNAEKFDLDRGLHLTNWEYTENLYGLRMKDAMLIDKPVNYRGQLGLFNVDGKITQY; the protein is encoded by the coding sequence ATGAAAGCAATCTCAATCCGTCAACCCTGGGCCACTCTTGTAGTCCACGGTTTAAAAACAATCGAACTCCGTAACTGGAAACGGAAATATAACATACTACCACAGTCATTATACATTCATACTGGCAGCAGAGTGGATAAGACGGCTCCGGTAGAAGTATGGCAATTAGCTGAACAGTTTGAGACAAGTAAAGTAAGAGGGGCTATTATCGGTATGGTAAACTTGATAGAAATGTTCCTATACGATAATGCCGAGAAGTTTGACTTAGACCGGGGATTGCATTTAACTAACTGGGAATATACAGAGAACCTGTATGGTCTACGTATGAAAGATGCAATGCTAATTGATAAACCAGTTAATTACCGGGGGCAGTTAGGTTTGTTTAATGTTGACGGTAAAATCACTCAGTATTAG
- a CDS encoding AAA family ATPase: MIRINRVEITGFKDPIRDIKVNFSTYPISIIYGENGCGKTTLLRILYGVLSQDESILAAEKVKSVLLYYSEDFTNNKTVLVSLESYKETAVIFDGKNKKNIYLDKDRYNWDEFNASDLKNTSSILFGVNRGVTTREIKVDKELIMDFLLRRSHYGEIIGTRSRIDHFSAQLASYINDINKWRRFEFFSGRKLRSIKENHLLLDNLNIDIIKNLLIERYQLAKKLTSERVQKALFDTLSLAINPISEKCNTNDSIPNNLSALITDNKDRLIEALKASAENTLRNQIINILTRYDECKSERNELLFSLLHKMILELDSEQNILNSINILKEVFNDQISPWKQMVITEDEVYIDLGENNRHSLNELSSGERHLLSFLTVFIIEGNNRNFLIIDEPEISLNIKWQRKLLPLLSKFAPQSQIIVASHSPSIAKNNTNYLVELRGL, from the coding sequence TTGATTAGAATAAACAGAGTAGAAATAACAGGTTTTAAAGATCCTATCAGAGACATAAAAGTTAATTTCTCTACATACCCAATTTCAATAATATATGGGGAAAATGGATGTGGAAAAACCACTCTCCTTAGGATATTATATGGTGTACTTTCACAAGATGAATCAATTCTTGCTGCGGAAAAAGTAAAGAGTGTTCTTTTATATTATTCTGAAGACTTTACTAATAATAAAACAGTATTAGTTAGTTTAGAGAGCTATAAAGAAACAGCAGTTATATTCGATGGTAAAAATAAGAAAAATATTTATCTTGATAAGGATAGATATAATTGGGACGAGTTTAATGCAAGTGATTTAAAGAATACTTCCTCTATTTTATTTGGGGTTAACCGAGGTGTAACAACAAGAGAAATAAAAGTTGATAAAGAGCTTATTATGGATTTTTTATTAAGAAGGTCTCATTATGGAGAAATAATAGGAACTCGGTCACGTATTGATCATTTTTCAGCACAACTTGCATCGTATATTAATGATATAAATAAATGGAGAAGGTTTGAATTTTTCTCTGGTAGGAAACTCAGGTCAATTAAAGAAAATCATCTTTTACTAGATAATCTTAACATAGATATTATTAAAAACTTATTAATAGAAAGATATCAACTGGCTAAAAAACTGACTTCTGAGAGGGTACAGAAAGCTTTATTTGATACTTTATCATTAGCTATCAACCCTATTAGTGAAAAATGCAATACTAATGATAGTATCCCTAATAATTTATCCGCTTTGATAACTGATAACAAGGATAGGCTAATAGAAGCATTAAAAGCTTCTGCTGAAAACACCCTTAGAAATCAAATAATTAATATACTAACAAGGTATGACGAGTGTAAATCGGAAAGAAATGAATTACTCTTTAGTCTCCTTCATAAAATGATTTTAGAACTAGATAGTGAACAAAACATTTTAAATTCTATTAACATTTTAAAGGAAGTATTTAATGATCAAATATCCCCGTGGAAACAAATGGTTATAACAGAAGATGAAGTGTACATAGATTTAGGAGAAAATAATCGTCATAGTTTAAATGAATTGTCAAGTGGCGAAAGGCATTTATTATCATTCCTTACTGTGTTTATTATTGAAGGTAATAATAGAAATTTTCTGATAATTGATGAGCCTGAAATTTCATTAAATATCAAATGGCAAAGAAAATTGCTTCCATTACTCAGTAAATTTGCCCCCCAATCACAAATAATTGTTGCCTCTCATAGCCCATCCATAGCAAAAAATAATACAAATTATTTAGTAGAACTTAGGGGGCTTTAA
- a CDS encoding NAD(P)/FAD-dependent oxidoreductase translates to MKIAIVGAGIAGLSCAYEFEKHGIMPTIFEKRRRIGEDIDFTTSTLKLFDRTYEDPLIYTKKEYGLDLEPLNVLSKIIMQGPTKKAIIKNTSGYIFRRGDIKNSLENQLASYIKTPITFYKHIYIDDIKSQYDFIIDATGLFDEAKKLDLLTPHLEAFARISTISGEFDINTIKMWVNTEYAKKCFAYRLAHSPNKACLALTANNISQKELDCYWEKFIAKENTQSTIIKTTDVRHEIGAVFPHNFGNIFFIGKAGGFIDSLLGFGMLNAIETGILAALYIIYKKSYEELVRPIFDQNQSKYEIRKILNTFENKDFDNLIKFLGSPGIKQMIYNNPFAKVHQAGKLAKLYNIFKGLHCL, encoded by the coding sequence TTGAAAATAGCAATAGTTGGGGCCGGGATAGCTGGTTTATCTTGTGCTTACGAATTTGAAAAACACGGTATAATGCCGACTATTTTTGAGAAAAGAAGACGTATTGGTGAGGATATAGATTTTACCACCTCAACCTTAAAATTATTTGATAGAACATATGAAGACCCCCTTATTTATACAAAGAAGGAATATGGGCTAGATCTTGAACCTCTTAATGTTTTAAGCAAAATAATTATGCAAGGGCCAACCAAGAAAGCAATCATAAAGAATACAAGTGGATATATTTTCCGAAGAGGTGACATTAAAAATTCATTAGAAAATCAATTGGCATCATATATTAAGACACCTATAACATTTTATAAGCATATTTATATTGATGATATTAAGAGTCAATATGATTTTATTATTGATGCTACTGGTTTATTTGATGAAGCAAAAAAGCTAGATTTACTTACTCCGCATCTAGAAGCCTTTGCACGAATATCTACAATAAGTGGAGAATTTGATATAAATACTATAAAGATGTGGGTAAATACGGAATATGCTAAGAAGTGTTTTGCTTACCGTCTCGCTCATAGTCCTAATAAAGCCTGTTTAGCTTTAACTGCTAATAATATTTCACAAAAGGAACTTGATTGTTACTGGGAAAAATTTATTGCAAAAGAAAATACACAAAGCACCATTATAAAAACCACCGATGTACGCCATGAGATTGGAGCTGTTTTTCCACACAATTTCGGCAATATATTTTTTATAGGTAAGGCAGGAGGTTTTATAGATTCCCTGCTAGGATTTGGAATGCTAAATGCGATAGAGACAGGAATATTAGCAGCCCTCTATATTATTTATAAGAAAAGTTATGAAGAACTTGTTAGGCCTATATTTGACCAAAATCAGTCTAAATATGAAATAAGGAAAATACTTAATACCTTTGAAAATAAAGATTTTGATAATCTTATAAAATTCTTGGGTAGCCCAGGGATAAAACAAATGATTTACAATAATCCTTTTGCTAAAGTACATCAGGCGGGCAAACTTGCTAAGTTATATAATATTTTTAAAGGTCTACATTGTTTATAA
- a CDS encoding tyrosine-type recombinase/integrase: MSTAKKKTRLVRIVEQEELTRSVSWEEALQEFLLLKKAEGKSERTIKDYGYHIKHFFRLYPDTDLADAGILKRRIIDYMAEEVKPAYYNNKLVYMKTFFNWCVKERVLIENPVKEFKRRKADERIVQFDLELLKKLLAIPDQSTYPGLRDYALLLLQLDSGIRPKEALSLLISDVNFKSLEVYIRAENAKTRVSRTLPISPITAKAIQKLINVRPSDWNDVPIFCSCEGNKMLGNTWYKRLSKYGEKLGTKLYPYQLRHTFALEFLRNGGNSFALQKTLGHADLNMTKRYVSLADNDVKSQHLIASPVSKLVQQSSRVGKI; the protein is encoded by the coding sequence TTGTCTACAGCAAAGAAAAAAACCAGGTTGGTTAGAATTGTAGAGCAGGAAGAACTGACTAGAAGTGTTTCATGGGAGGAAGCTTTACAGGAATTTTTATTGTTAAAGAAGGCTGAAGGAAAGTCTGAAAGAACCATTAAAGATTACGGTTATCATATTAAACACTTTTTTAGACTTTATCCTGATACCGACTTGGCAGATGCCGGTATACTAAAGAGGCGAATCATTGATTACATGGCTGAAGAAGTTAAACCGGCATATTACAATAATAAGCTGGTTTATATGAAGACTTTTTTTAACTGGTGTGTTAAAGAACGAGTCCTTATCGAGAACCCAGTAAAAGAGTTTAAAAGACGGAAAGCAGATGAACGTATTGTGCAGTTCGACTTGGAGTTATTAAAAAAATTATTGGCTATACCAGATCAGTCAACCTATCCAGGGCTACGTGATTATGCACTGTTGCTGCTTCAGTTAGATTCGGGAATTAGACCGAAAGAAGCATTGTCTTTGCTAATTTCAGATGTAAACTTTAAATCTCTAGAGGTTTATATTAGGGCTGAGAATGCAAAAACACGTGTTTCAAGAACGCTGCCAATTAGTCCAATAACAGCTAAAGCAATACAAAAGTTAATAAATGTTAGGCCAAGTGATTGGAATGACGTACCTATTTTTTGTTCATGTGAGGGCAATAAAATGCTAGGTAATACCTGGTATAAAAGGTTAAGTAAGTATGGTGAAAAATTAGGGACAAAGCTTTACCCGTATCAGTTACGTCATACCTTTGCTTTAGAGTTTTTGAGAAACGGCGGAAATTCATTTGCCTTACAAAAAACACTTGGTCATGCTGACCTTAATATGACTAAGAGGTATGTCTCGCTGGCTGATAATGATGTTAAGAGTCAACACCTTATTGCTTCTCCAGTTTCTAAATTGGTTCAGCAGTCGAGTAGAGTGGGGAAGATTTAA
- a CDS encoding IS630 family transposase, whose amino-acid sequence MPFISQRAKLDLTTEEINRLEKIIHSRTESVSHIERAKMFLLYHQGETIASIGRILETNRAKVERHIDKILQFGLDIALNDLPRSGRPDTITKEDKAWLVSLACQKPKEFGYSYELWTTDLLAKHARNHCVENGHPTLQNLAKGTVSKILSANKVKPHKIKYYLEKRDPEFEQKMANVLYVYKEVEMVSKNDEQSMYAYISYDEKPGIQAIENIAPDLSPSPGTYSCLARDYEYVRHGTLSLMAGIDLVTGHILAQVEDRHRSIEFVEFLKMISEYYKDIEKIVIILDNHSAHISKETRAYLSTVPNRFEFVFTPKHGSWLNLIESFFGKMAKSMLRAIRVKTKEELKDRIYKYIKEINDCPTVYRWKYKMDDIEII is encoded by the coding sequence ATGCCATTCATAAGTCAAAGAGCAAAATTAGATTTGACAACAGAAGAAATAAATAGATTAGAAAAAATTATACATTCAAGAACAGAAAGTGTGAGTCATATTGAACGGGCTAAAATGTTTCTCTTGTATCATCAAGGAGAAACAATAGCTTCAATTGGTAGAATATTAGAGACTAACCGTGCAAAAGTAGAACGACATATAGATAAAATTTTACAATTTGGCTTAGATATAGCACTCAATGATCTTCCTCGTTCAGGCAGGCCGGATACAATAACCAAAGAAGATAAAGCGTGGCTTGTTTCTCTTGCTTGCCAAAAACCTAAGGAATTTGGATATAGCTATGAATTATGGACAACAGATTTATTAGCCAAACATGCACGAAATCATTGTGTAGAAAATGGCCATCCAACCCTGCAAAATCTAGCAAAAGGTACAGTATCAAAAATACTTTCAGCAAACAAAGTTAAGCCACATAAAATTAAATATTACTTGGAAAAAAGGGATCCAGAATTTGAACAAAAAATGGCTAACGTGTTATATGTCTATAAAGAAGTTGAAATGGTATCAAAAAATGATGAACAATCAATGTATGCTTATATATCATATGATGAAAAACCCGGTATTCAAGCTATAGAAAATATTGCTCCGGATCTTTCTCCTTCTCCTGGAACGTATTCATGTCTTGCTCGTGATTATGAATATGTTCGCCATGGTACACTTAGTCTCATGGCCGGTATTGATTTGGTAACAGGTCATATCTTAGCTCAAGTAGAAGACCGCCATCGTAGTATTGAGTTTGTAGAGTTTCTAAAAATGATAAGTGAGTACTACAAAGATATAGAGAAAATAGTAATTATATTGGACAACCACTCCGCTCATATTTCAAAAGAAACAAGGGCTTATCTTAGTACTGTCCCAAATCGTTTTGAATTTGTTTTTACACCAAAACATGGATCCTGGTTGAACTTAATTGAATCATTTTTTGGCAAAATGGCTAAATCAATGCTGAGGGCTATTAGGGTAAAAACTAAAGAAGAATTAAAAGATAGAATTTACAAATATATAAAAGAAATTAATGATTGTCCTACTGTTTACCGCTGGAAGTACAAAATGGATGATATTGAAATAATTTAA